A window of the Narcine bancroftii isolate sNarBan1 chromosome 4, sNarBan1.hap1, whole genome shotgun sequence genome harbors these coding sequences:
- the fkbp7 gene encoding LOW QUALITY PROTEIN: peptidyl-prolyl cis-trans isomerase FKBP7 (The sequence of the model RefSeq protein was modified relative to this genomic sequence to represent the inferred CDS: inserted 1 base in 1 codon), whose amino-acid sequence MERTVSATVVQGDEAITWNHGRRGKGRESSMKGPGAFALCCLAALVHIGAANEEEVKIQVLYRPADCARKSRRGDALNAHYDTFLAQDXLKVYCSREENEGHPKWFLLGVGQVIKGLDIGMSDMCAGEKRKLVIPPSLAYGPFGKGKIPPNSTLIFEIELYDVRNGPRSVESFNAIDMNGDRLLSRDELKTYVYEEFKRDNRIQDPSYKEKVLIDIIRKTDHDGDGYISASEYNIFQHDEL is encoded by the exons ATGGAAAGGACGGTGTCGGCCACCGTCGTCCAGGGCGACGAAGCGATCACGTGGAACCACGGAAGACGTGGCAAGGGGAGGGAGTCGAGCATGAAGGGTCCTGGCGCTTTCGCCCTGTGTTGTCTGGCTGCCCTGGTTCACATCGGCGCGGCGAACGAGGAGGAAGTGAAAATACAGGTGTTGTACAGGCCCGCGGACTGTGCGCGGAAGAGCAGGCGAGGGGACGCGCTCAATGCCCATTACGATACTTTCCTCGCCCAGG GGCTCAAGGTCTATTGCAG CCGTGAAGAAAATGAAGGTCATCCTAAATGGTTTCTTCTTGGTGTTGGCCAAGTAATAAAAGGATTAGACATTGGTATGTCTGACATGTGTGCaggagagaaaagaaaattaGTGATACCACCTTCATTGGCATATGGACCATTTGGTAAAG gtAAAATACCCCCCAATTCAACCCTGATCTTTGAAATTGAACTCTATGATGTGAGAAATGGGCCACGGAGCGTGGAATCTTTTAATGCCATTGACATGAATGGTGATCGACTGCTTTCTCGTGATGAG TTGAAGACCTATGTGTATGAAGAGTTTAAGAGAGATAATAGGATCCAAGACCCTTCCTACAAGGAAAAAGTCCTCATTGATATTATTCGAAAAACTGATCACGATGGAGACGGATACATTTCCGCCAGCGAATATAATATCTTCCAGCATGATGAGCTTTAG